From a region of the Macrobrachium nipponense isolate FS-2020 chromosome 20, ASM1510439v2, whole genome shotgun sequence genome:
- the LOC135224810 gene encoding dual specificity protein phosphatase 14-like: protein MPENLSKPDVVRLTPGPEKEKSFNVGAECNCLVESSPQVVDKPRNRSGGRTNQVSAIESWLYLSGARAVKPSRLKELGITCVVDCTIELPNLPLDGIELVKVLVSDTPSSSLNDHFDLVADKIEEVRRRKGRVLVHCIAGVSRSPALVLAYLVKHRGMSLRQAFLHVRSIRPNVRPNAGFFKQLIEFERRARGSTSVTLVHDAALGLTIPDVCEDELRILKDTRWARLIHERRNFQRLYA, encoded by the exons ATGCCTGAAAATCTGTCGAAGCCAGATGTAGTCCGACTCACCCCCGGACCCGAGAAGGAGAAGTCGTTCAAT GTGGGAGCAGAATGCAACTGTCTAGTAGAGTCATCACCCCAAGTTGTTGATAAACCCAGAAACCGATCAGGCGGTCGTACTAACCAGGTCTCTGCTATTGAGAGTTGGTTGTACCTTTCGGGAGCAAGAGCTGTCAAGCCATCGAGACTGAAAGAACTGGGCATCACCTGCGTCGTCGACTGCACTATCGAACTGCCCAACTTACCTCTAGACGGCATCGAGCTGGTGAAGGTGTTAGTATCCGACACCCCGAGCTCGTCTCTGAACGACCACTTCGACTTAGTCGCAGACAAAATCGAGGAGGTGAGACGTCGCAAGGGACGAGTCTTGGTCCACTGCATCGCTGGGGTGAGTCGCTCCCCGGCTCTGGTGCTGGCATACCTCGTCAAGCATCGAGGCATGAGCCTTCGGCAGGCATTCCTCCATGTCAGGAGTATCAGGCCCAACGTGCGACCCAACGCAGGATTCTTCAAGCAGCTCATCGAGTTCGAGAGACGCGCCAGAGGGAGCACGAGCGTGACCCTCGTGCACGACGCTGCCCTCGGCCTCACCATTCCGGACGTGTGCGAGGACGAGCTGAGAATCCTGAAGGACACGAGGTGGGCGAGACTCATCCACGAAAGGAGGAACTTCCAGAGACTTTATGCCTGA